From the Melanotaenia boesemani isolate fMelBoe1 chromosome 9, fMelBoe1.pri, whole genome shotgun sequence genome, the window AAAAAGAGATTTGTGTTTATACAAAATGTCTTTGTTATTCCAAATTAAATAGTTATGGGgtgaaaaattatgtttgtagATGAGACACCATGAGAGAAAGGCCTGGCGATGAAAAGCAGACATTTTAACAGGgatgttttcaatgttttaattgcaaacaagaagaaaatgaatacCACCTAGTTTGGACAATATATTGTGAGGAATAATATTCCAAATTGAAGTGGGTTTTTTGAAAATTTGTTTAATCCAATTAAtcttaaatgcattattttatggggcgccaagtgtaaaaattcagtataaaagttgtagctgacacattttcattatttatctcacttttctcacatttagcacattttccctacattttcctacatttaacataacttttaaccacatgtataatggtcaaatagaacatctaaatctaaattttaaatctaaatctaaatgctatatgttaaatctaaatgttatatgttatatctaaatgttaaatctaaatctaaatgtttaaatctaaatctaaatgttatatgttaaatctaaatgtttaaatctaaatctaaatgttatatgttatatctaaatgttaaatctaaatctaaatgttaaatgttaaatctaaatgttaaatgtttaatctaaatgtttcagatatatgctaattaactccgccccttttaacctcaaccaatacgctagtagggaaacactcgctcgcacgcacacacacacaaacacaggtctttactgtgaatgtctttcGGCATTTACGAGGTGCACTTCGAAGTACACTTCCAACCAACCACTCACACCATTAATGGtaagatgcatatatttatttttaactttctaaacaacattttgcgGACTTTTACTGTTAGCTAGCTACTTAGCTGTAGCTAACGTCCAGGGCAAATTTATCGCCATCACTGCCGTCACgtcacaaagaaaagtgaagtgAACCAAGAATGCATTTCCTAATCCTTAACTGAGTAAATGTTGTAATGtccaaagtttgtgtgtgtattatttaaaagtaCTCAGTCCACTAagagaaatctttgttttctctttttcaatagGCTCCTCTGCCATCTATCCCTTGACGAAATGGGGCTTCATCAGGCTACTTGAGCCAAagtcaaaacatataaaaacaagatgcttgcctttttctccagaagcATCAGTCTTTGTCATACCCAGACCAGGTTAGCTTAGGCTGGTTTCGTTGgaaatttttccttttccacatcATGGTCTAAAGATCAACTAAAGAGCTGAAAAGTCcgcaaaatgttgtttagaaagttaaaaataaatatatgcatcttaCCATTAATGGTGTGAGTGGTTGGTTGGAAGTGTACTTCGAAGTGCACCTCGTAAATGCCgaaagacattcacagtaaagacctgtgtttgtgtgtgtgtgcgtgcgagcgagtgtttccctactagcgtattggttgaggttaaaaggggcggggttaattagcatatatccgaaacatttagattaaacatttagatttagatttaacatttaacatttagatataagatttaacatttagatttagatttaacatttagatttaacatataacatttagatttagatttaaacatttagatttagatttaaacatttagatttaacatataacatttagatttaacatttaacatttagatataagatttaacatttagatataacatataacatttagatttagatttaaacatttagatttaacatataacatttagatttagatttaaacatttagatttaacatataacatttagatttagatttaaacatttagatttagatttaacatttagatttaacatataacatttagatttagatttaaacatttagatttaacatataacatttagatttagatttaaacatttagatttaacatataacatttagatttagatttaaacatttagatttaacatataacatttagatttagatttaaacatttagatttagatttaacatttagatataacatataacatttagatttagatttaacatttagatttagatttaaacatttagatttagatttaacatttagatttaacatataacatttagatttagatttaaacatttagatttagatttaacatttagatttaacatataacatttagatttagatttaaacatttagatttagatttaacatttagatataacatataacatttagatttaacatatagcatttagatttagatttaaaatttagatttagatgttctatttgaccattatacatgtggttaaaagttttgttaaatgtaggaaaatgtagggaaaatgtgctaaatgtgagaaaagtgagataaatagtgaaaatgtgtcagctacaacttttatactgaatttttacacttggcgccccataTTATTTAGAGTCCGAAAATCCAGAAAGTTGAGACCACCATTTTCATGAGGATTCATAATAACAGTCTTCTTCAAATAACGAGTTCTACTTTTCCATACAAAGTCAAAGAGCATTTTGTCAATCTCTTTTAGGGTCTTTTAGGGAATGAGATATTGTTCATATTCGAGACAACAGGTAGTATAGTTGTTTATAGAAGAGTGTATTACTATAATGGTATAATATATAACGTGAGATGAAGCAGGAACACAAGTTTCAGCGGCGTGAAAGGTGGACAGCTGAACACTGCTGTGTTCCATTGTTACCTCGTCAGCTAAATACAATTCAACCATCAGTTTCCACACGTTTCCCTCGGAGGATCAACAACGGAAGAGATGGATGGTGAACATCAGAAGGGATAATCTCATCATCACTCCACACACCCGTGTATGCAGTCGACACTTTACAGCGCAAGATGTCAAAGAGCCGAGTAAGGAAGGCAAGAGGAGGCGCTGAGACCCGGCGCCGTTCCACTTTTATTTCCGTGGAACAACTTTTCTCTTGGTGAGAGAAGACTTTCTGTGTGGGAACGCACAGCTAGAGAACCAGAGAATGTGGAAACTGGGGAACCAGATTGTGCACACGATCACGACTACTGCGTGGGTCCGGATCCTGCCGTTGTGGACAGTGTGCTGGAGGAAAAGCAGAGGCTACGAGAGGAAGTCGCTCCACTAaggcagcagctggagcagatgtTCCTGTCACGTTTCGGGATACAGCGATTTGATGGGTCCGATGTGGACATTCGTTTTTTCACCCGGTAAGTACATTTGTTAGTTATCTTCTACTTTTAGACCAGTTATATGGAGCCcctctttagaaataaagtgataataataacgataacagcaatgacaataataataataataatacatagccACGCTACATAATGCATAGTCTAttcttcttaataataataatgttgttgatgatgatgatgataatacaGTGTCACAAGAGGAGcaccattattttattttttatattggtgAAAATAAAGAGCTGAGTTATAGCACAGGAGATGGTATATTGCTTTCTGCTTATTGCTTACTGTAAACATCTAGCTTACATGTTGTCGACTGTGAGCAGGTCTGATTGTaaggtctgacagcagcagggtgaaAGGGGCTGCTCTgtactgtgaaaatgttaagcATTTATTTCATAAGGTAACCCCTCAGTATAACTGAAGTTTGCAGGAGCTTCACCTGTAGAATCTGCAGGTAGGAAGCAGCCAGGTGGATGATCAGATGCAGATATCTGCTGAGAGTGAAACATCAAGGGGAAATGAGGGGTCGTCTTCTTATATTTGGATAGACTGGTTTACTTGTTAGACtccatgaacatggaaattaaaaacgtattctgaaatacaaattaataagacCCCGGTCTAACAGGTGGTTGCTTGTAGCAGGAAGGTTTACTTCAGATCGCAGATGAAGGTCAAGAACACCAAAAGCATCATCAATGGAGAGATACAGCAGGTCCTTCCTCccctctgctgtcagactccaCAATTAGGCCTGTTCACAGCAGTGTtgatgtatttatattgtagttgtgtgtatatatatatttgtatacacaacttgtttatctattcatattgttttacttgtttactgTGAAATAGTACAGCTGTCTACAGCACTATGAATTACCCCACTGaggcataaataaatgtctatctaaaaaaaatttacacagcgtgtggggaaaaaaatgactgaatatctgACTAATGTAGTTTGGTTAACATTTATCCTGCTtatggtaattttcaaaataatgaataaaacaaaatggaatgtCCCTCAGGTGAAGTTAGGTCTCCATCTGTTTCCAGGTTTGCATCTTATGACCACCTGATGCGGTTTTGGCAGGTCATTCAACCATCACTGAAATACATGGTCCGAGCGACCAGCTtaactgctgatgatgctggacGACTGAGTGCTCCCACGGTAGGCcttatttgtaattatgtgATTTTCCAACTACAGCACAATAAAGTAGTACAGCCaaccatttatttcttatcttgTGTATTTCACAGGGACAGGCTCTACACCCAATAGATGAGatgttcctgttcctgaacTACCCGGCCCTTGTACTGAAGCAGAGGGACCTGGCTGACCGCTATCAAATCCACCAATCTACTGTGAGCAGAATAATTCTCACATGGAgcatttttttgctttctgtcctgGGTGCACAGAGAATCTGGATGACACAAGAGAGGATCCGGGAGTACCTACCTGTAGAGTTCAGAGACTATGCTGACACCACTGTGGTTCTGGACTGCACTGAGCTGAGGTGCCAAACCCCTTCTTCTCCCTTGCTACAGAGTGAGGTCTACTCAAACTACAAGTCCCACTGCACCCTGAAAGGAATGATTGGTATAGCACCACATGGTCCAGTGACCTTTGTTTCTCCCCTCTATGCTGGTTCGATCAGCgacaagcagctgtttgtggaatCAGGTCTTTGCAAGCTTCTCCGTCCAGACTCAGCGATCATGGTGGACAGAGGCTTCCTGATGGACAACTGTGTGCCCTGTAAGATGTACAGACctgcatttctttcaggaaGACATCAAATGCCTGAGAGTGAGGTCAGGGAAACGCAGGCAATCGCACACCTCAGAGTGCATGTGGAGCGTGTGATTCGAAGATTGAAAGAACACAAGTTATTGGATTCAGTCATTCCTTTGAATATGTTTGGTAACATTAATCAACTGTACGTTGTTGCATGTCTCCTGCTGAACTACGAAAATGGCCCCTTGGTTAAGGCTTGGGCAAAGTAGAACAATCAAATCTGACATTGCAAGTGATTATTGTAGAATAGTTAGTCATTGAATGTGatattgttattgctgttttaaacattttgatgcaaTAAAAAAGGCGATCTCACAGCCTTCCTTTGGGACACAAACGgtggaattttaattgttttgtgtttgtttgttatttacaagcagaggtgggtagagaagccaaaaattctgaaataatagtactgttacatgagaaaaatatgACTCAAGGAAAAGTCAAAGCTAGTCATCCAAATAATTACTCTAGTTAGACTAAAAAGTACTTAttgaaaaaaactactaaaatactgacaacaacatcagatatattctttttaactaaaaatcaataactgaaacagtgatgaaaaaaatgaacatgaataaaacatccatcacattaaaacagtctTCATAAAACTGACGTAGCCACCAGCacagtatgtttgttttctgagatgGTCATGTGGAAGTCGTGTAACAAAACTGATTCATATTAATAAATGGCCAAAAATAGAAGCAACAAGTGGAATGCATGCAATTGTAATGGAGTAAAAGTAGTGTTAATTTATAAGTATAATTCAGTGAAAGTAAAAAGCACACCGTTTTAAAACTActataaaaagtacattttttgtaaaaacttaCCCAAGTTAATGTAATGGAGTAAATGTACCACGTTACTACCCACCTCTGTTTACAAGCAGTGCAAGCATCataatcagttttctcttttatagCTTGTAGAACTTCATCATCCCTGTAAATCCTCTGAATGAACAGGTCATCCTCAGTGTAGACTACAAAGCCGCACCATTCAAATCCACTTAATAAAAGTTGCCCCTGCACCTGCCAGTAGTaggcatgtgatttttttaactgaagtatGTCATCAGAGACCCTGAGGTAAGTGCAGTCCACATAGCTTCTGACATGAGGACACTTCACCTCTACCAGTCCAAATGCAGGTTCAGCTTTTGGGTCGTAGATCAGACCATCTGGTGAAGCCCCAAGCCACGGCGCATCGGGATGAATGATGAAGCCACATGGGTAGTGGTTGACGTCCCTCGCCAGACAATACTCCTCTATTGCCTTAGGCTCCAGCTCGAGGCCTCTCTTCATGTCGGCAGTTTTGTAGCCTGACCGAGAGATTCGAGGCCAAGCTTTCTGCCGATGACTGTCCTCTCACATGGCAAACTTCTCTGAAGCACATCACATGGATAAacagtatataattaaacagtacaattatatatatatatatatatatatataaacactatactattattaaaaccaaaatgcatAAGGTCTGCTAGGCTGCGGTTtctgaaaaagatgtttatatgaaggcaaagttttaaaaacaaaatcatatttaacacaGTTTCTTATTCCGACAGgatcatcatgtttgtttacaactaTATATGCTGTTGGGTGAAAAGTGCACATACCTNNNNNNNNNNNNNNNNNNNNNNNNNNNNNNNNNNNNNNNNNNNNNNNNNNNNNNNNNNNNNNNNNNNNNNNNNNNNNNNNNNNNNNNNNNNNNNNNNNNNNNNNNNNNNNNNNNNNNNNNNNNNNNNNNNNNNNNNNNNNNNNNNNNNNNNNNNNNNNNNNNNNNNNNNNNNNNNNNNNNNNNNNNNNNNNNNNNNNNNNaagaaagtctgttttgtacacatctttacaagcattcctctaataaaactattttttgttggagttttttcttgttgacaagAGTGTGGTCTCAAAACTGGTATGTCTTCTTATCTTTAATTTTATACGTCATGTATCCACATAGTGTTCATGCGttgaatttaatttcacttatgATAATGTCATGCTACTTCATGTTGTTTGGTACGCTGTAGGATAAGTTCCCtattcatttcacatttttagctttcatttctgtttttaacataactaattaagtcaatttttttattttaaactgttttcatcaaatgcttttataatttatgtgtttgcaatataagattgtaaaagagggctgcacggtggtgtggtagtTAGTACTCTCACCTCATAGCAAGAAGGCTCCTTTTTGGGACCTGtctatgtggagtttgtatgttctccccgtgcatgcgtgggttctctccgggtactccggcttcctcctacaatccaaaaacatgcaagttAGGTTGAAATTTGCAGcaaatgtatttttcctttCTCATCATGTTTCCATTATATCGCTCGTATTGATACGTTTCAAATTAGATCTTTTTTTGACACTAGAACACCTTGGAAGAAGGTCTCTCGTACTATGTCGGTTTTACACCAAGAGGAAGAGCCGCAGACAACTGAGAGAAGCTGAGCGAAACGACGCTAACCGGCAGCGCGCGCTCCCGCGGCCATATAATCAATTTTTGGCAGACATTCACTTTAGGGCACAACACCTGGCAAACGACTTGTATGTTGGAGAGTACGAACTGCTGCCGGGGTCTCCTTCGTGGCATCATAGAACTTTTTTTGCCACTAGTTGCATATACCACCTTCTTCGagcacaataaagaaaaaagtaggcCTACCTGGCTCTCTTAGTTTCTGGCACCAGCTCCCAAAAAGCTTGCCGTCTCCACCCCTTCTTCTATCCATGCCCAGCTCCATTTGGTTCTAAGGCCGTTGTCAATTAGGACGTCTTTCCCTGGCTTCATGAATTTattctccatttttttaaatctgatttcgGTGAAACAACCGTTGGCTTGGATGCTGCGTTCAAGACCACTCGGAGATAACGTTGACGCTACAGGTTAAGTCGGCGGAGAAAACGAAGTGTGGTATATTGTCACTATTTGCTGAACACCGAAATATATGCAGGAGCAAGTTCTGCTTATTTTCGAAGATGAATACGTGTAATTTCCgactttaacattgttcattgttcaaTGCATTTTCAACAATTCAGAGTCTCAACCACTATACccataattaacattttttttcttttttttcccctgaatcATAGTGAAAAGCCGAAGATCCGGCACAGTGCCCTGACCTTGGAAGGTCTCTCTTGTATACATCTTTCTAAGAGTTACTCCATTATTCCagtttttgatggaggttttctttgttgACAAGAGGGTGGTGTCAAAactattaagtttcctttttcatttcttttatttcaaatatatatTGTGTTAGTCTAATTATTTGACACCAAAACACCTTAGACAAAGGTTTTACAACTTTACAAGCATTCCTCTCCAGGTCTGTAAATATCTTTTCAAGTGTTGCCTCCATATTCCagtttttgatggaggtttttcttgttGACAAGAGGGTGTTTTTCAATACTGGCAAGTCTTTCTTATGGCCCCTGGCTTGTCAGCCTGCTTCTATCATTGAGATATTGTGAGACCAACATTTGGAATGAATGGAAGCTTGTCAGCATGCAGCCGTTATTGCAGTAGGGGTTGTCGCAGCAATAGTGGTCTGGTCCAGaccatggtccggaccactgtaatgagtggtccctgccaatAGGGGGTACTACatcagtggtccggaccactgtgatgagtggtccctgccactagggGGTACTACATCTGTGGTCCGGCCCACTgtcatgagtggtccctgccactagggGGCGATAACATccatggtccggaccactgtaatgagtggtcctTGTCACTATGGGGCGACTAGATGAGTGGTCCTTACTGTGGTCCTTAGTCTCATCACCACAGATGTACTCAATAGATTTTGATTCAGTGGAATATTTCCTGCcctgcaacagactggtgacctgtccagggtgtaccctgcctctcacctgttaaaatgctgggataggctccagctcacccgcgacccgaaatggaataagcggtcaagataatggatggatggatggaatgttTCCTATGCCTTAACCACACCTGGATtactcagctttttaaaaaagaatgaccatatatttctttttagatgGTACCATTTGCATTCTTTAATATACTTATGGAACTAATTGGCTTTAATTTAGgcctattatttattatgattttattttgttttagtcataGCAGTTTAGtcacctgttgtttttaatggatAAACTACGTGTTCTTTCTGCCAGTTGTGGGTGATGAAATGAAGGTGTGCAGGCACATTACTCACTGTATGTTATAAATGGACCTAAACTAAATCAATGCTCTCTGCCATGGATCACCACTATGGTGGTA encodes:
- the LOC121645467 gene encoding uncharacterized protein LOC121645467, giving the protein MFLSRFGIQRFDGSDVDIRFFTRFASYDHLMRFWQVIQPSLKYMVRATSLTADDAGRLSAPTGQALHPIDEMFLFLNYPALVLKQRDLADRYQIHQSTVSRIILTWSIFLLSVLGAQRIWMTQERIREYLPVEFRDYADTTVVLDCTELRCQTPSSPLLQSEVYSNYKSHCTLKGMIGIAPHGPVTFVSPLYAGSISDKQLFVESGLCKLLRPDSAIMVDRGFLMDNCVPCKMYRPAFLSGRHQMPESEVRETQAIAHLRVHVERVIRRLKEHKLLDSVIPLNMFGNINQLYVVACLLLNYENGPLVKAWAK